The stretch of DNA GGCCAGTGATGGCGGGGAGTTTGATAAGGGCGATGGGCTGGACCGCTCGGGGCGCGAGGCCTTTTTGCTCAATGAGGGCGATGAGGCGGTGGCGGTGATGGCGGTGGGGCGAGCTGCGACGATTTTCTGCGCGTCGGCCCAGGGGCAGGGCATCCATTTTGAAGCCTCGGAGCTGCGCTCGATGGGGCGAAAGGCGGTCGGCGTGAACCTGATGAAGCTCGGCGGGGAGGATGACGCGATCATCAGCGCCTTTGAGGGCACGCGGGTGCGGCAGCTGGCGGTGGTCACCGCCGAAGGGCTGGGCAAGCGGGTGGAGTTCGGGGAGTTTCGCACCCAGGGGCGCGGCGGGGCGGGGATGCAGGTGCTGCGCTTGAACCCGGGCGATCGGGTGGCCGGGGTGGTGGCGTGCAACCCGGGAGAAGATCTGGGGCTGATCTTGAGCAGCGGGCGAGTGTGGCGCCTGCCGGCGGCGGAGTTCTCGCTGATGGGCCGCTCGGCCAAGGGCAGCAAAGTCGTGGAGCTTGAGGATGGCGAGGAGGTGCTTCGCCTGGTGGCGCTACCCTGCGGGGGATGAGTCGAGAAGATCGCTTCGGCGCGTGCGCAGCGCTTCGGCGCGCGCCGGGGCGACGCGCTCGACGCAGAGGGCGGAGAGCTCGAGCGCGCGGGCGGCGCGGTCGTGACGGCCGCCGGTGAGTAAGAGCCCGGCGGCCTGCTCCAGAAACACGGAGAAGTCGCGGGCCATCGGGGTGCGGGCGTCCAGGGTGGCCTGGAGCGCGTCGAGTTGCGCGTCGACGCTGGTAAGGTCGTCGTGTTGCGCGGCGACCACCAGACTTCCGATGGCGCCGATGGGGCGGTAGAGCGGGAACATCAGGTTCTGGGGGGAGGTCTCAAAGGCGGCGAAGCGGCGCTCGGCCTCGGCGTAGTTGCCCTCTTCAAGATCGCAGAATCCCAGCAGGGAGTCGGTCAGGCTGGCGAGCACGTGCCCGATGGAGTGGGCCAGATGGCGCGCCTGGCGGTAGTACTTGCGGGCTTCGGTGAGGTCGCCCTGGTAGCGCGAAAAATCGCCCAGGGTGCGCAGGCTCAGCGCCAGGCCGCTGCGGCTGCCGGCGGCCTCAAAGAGCTGGTGGGCGCGCCGGGCAAAGGGCAGGCCTTCGGCGTCCCAGGTGCGGATGTGGGTCTCGGCGATGCCGTGCACGCACCAGGCGGCCTCCAGAAGTTCGCTGGAGCGCTCGGCGATGCGGTGCCCGTCGACGAAGGCCTGGCGCGCGGCGGAGATGTCGCCCAGGCCGGCCAGGATCCAGCCCAGGCCGTGGAGGCAGCGCGCGGTGCCGCGGTCGTCTCTGACCTGGTGAAAGAGGTCGAGCGCCCGGCGGTAGTGGGCCAGGGCCAGATCGGGGTGGTTGGAGAAGTTCTCGATGTTGGCCAACACCCGGTGGGCGTCGGCGCGGTAGGCCGCGGGCAGGGTCTCGCCCAGATCGAGGGCGCGGCCCAGAAGGTCGCGCGCGGAGCGAAATGCGCCCATGTAGCGCTCGGCCTCGGCGCGCGCGATCCAGGCGTGGGCGCGCTCCGGGTGGTCGGCCTCGAAGTGCAGCGCGTCGTGGCAGCGGTCGATGCGCTCGAGGATTGCCAGCGAGGGCAGATACGCGCTGCGCAGCATATGATGCTGGTTGGCCTGCCACAGAAGGGGCAGCGCCTCGCCAAAAGCCTCGGCCGCCAGAAGATGGCGTGCGCGGCGCTCCGAGAGTGAGGCCGAGCCGTGGGATGCACCTGTCAAAACGGTGGCCGCGCAGCGGTGGATGCGCCGCCAGCGTGGCGTGGAGGCGCTGATGCTCTCGATGACGTCGCGGTACAGCGGCAGGCGAAAATGCCAGCCTCCCGGTCGCAGCCCGGCCATCGCGCGCAGCAAAAGCTCATCGAGCAGCCCCTCATCGGGGGGGATGTCGAGGCGGTCGCAGACGAGCTGCCACTCCTGCTGGTCGATGTCGATACCCAGCGCCGCGGCGACCTCCAGCGCCCAGCGCGCCGCCTGCGGATCGGGGCGGCTCGCGATGAGCGCGTCGATGCGTCGGG from Lujinxingia vulgaris encodes:
- a CDS encoding DNA gyrase C-terminal beta-propeller domain-containing protein is translated as MVEKEAVIKALVEAANEASADEESAMPEGLRGQANEAFGEVEGALWAALVEAVGGKKRSTRAEPTRVERVVGEAYEHPLYVETSQGLLYAMHGPDLEVGEGPEYIESPEGVGDVVDIRWVGEGDAIYIFSTEGSFYGVDPRMIPLWDRRGEGRTIRDVLRLSGEEQARFLVPRRQIATGRVVHVTAQGKGKASDGGEFDKGDGLDRSGREAFLLNEGDEAVAVMAVGRAATIFCASAQGQGIHFEASELRSMGRKAVGVNLMKLGGEDDAIISAFEGTRVRQLAVVTAEGLGKRVEFGEFRTQGRGGAGMQVLRLNPGDRVAGVVACNPGEDLGLILSSGRVWRLPAAEFSLMGRSAKGSKVVELEDGEEVLRLVALPCGG